A section of the Capra hircus breed San Clemente chromosome 23, ASM170441v1, whole genome shotgun sequence genome encodes:
- the LOC102179937 gene encoding SLA class II histocompatibility antigen, DQ haplotype D alpha chain, with translation MILNRALILGALALTTMMSPSGSEDIVADHIGIYGVNVYQTYGPSGYFTHEFDGDEEFYVDLEKRETVWRLPEFSKFTSFDPQGALRNIATAKHNLEILIQRSNSTAATNKVPEVTVFSKSPVMLGQPNTLICHVDNIFPPVINITWLRNGHSVTEGVSETSFLIKSDYSFLKINYLTFLASDDDVYDCKVEHWGLDEPVLKHWEPEIPVPMSELTETVVCALGLTVGLVGIVVGTVLIIRGLRSGGPSRHQGPL, from the exons ATGATCCTGAACAGAGCCCTGATTCTGGGGGCCCTGGCCCTGACCACCATGATGAGTCCCTCTGGGAGTGAAGACATTGTGG CTGACCACATTGGCATCTATGGCGTAAACGTCTACCAAACATATGGTCCCTCTGGCTACTTTACCCATGAATTTGATGGAGATGAAGAGTTCTACGTGGACCTGGAAAAGAGGGAGACTGTCTGGCGTCTGCCTGAGTTTAGTAAATTTACAAGTTTTGACCCTCAGGGTGCACTGAGAAACATAGCTACGGCGAAACATAATTTGGAGATCTTGATTCAAAGGTCCAACTCTACTGCTGCTACCAACA AGGTTCCTGAGGTGACTGTGTTTTCCAAGTCTCCCGTGATGCTGGGTCAACCCAACACCCTCATCTGTCACGTGGACAACATCTTTCCCCCTGTGATCAACATCACATGGCTGAGGAACGGGCACTCGGTCACAGAGGGAGTTTCTGAGACCAGTTTTCTCATCAAGAGTGATTATTCTTTTCTCAAGATCAATTATCTCACCTTCCTCGCTTCTGATGATGATGTTTATGACTGCAAAGTGGAGCACTGGGGTCTGGATGAGCCAGTTCTGAAACACTGGG agcCTGAGATTCCAGTCCCTATGTCAGAGCTGACAGAGACTGTGGTCTGTGCCCTGGGGTTGACCGTGGGCCTCGTGGGCATCGTGGTGGGCACCGTCCTCATCATCCGAGGTCTGCGCTCAGGTGGCCCCTCCAGACACCAGGGGCCATTGTGA